A window of the Palaeococcus ferrophilus DSM 13482 genome harbors these coding sequences:
- a CDS encoding homoserine dehydrogenase has product MEVSLSLLGFGNVGRGFLRTLLEKSRKIRELYGIEFRVVSISDSSATVWSGEGVDLSEALAVKETFGALSRWGDDYEVYELSPTEVAREVESDVFIDVTSANPEAYRWQLEALRHGRHVVTSNKPPLVFHYGELTNEAERRGLEYRFEATVMAGTPIIALLRENLMGDEVIGIEGVLNGTTTFILSEMEKGTSFEEALRRAQELGIAEANPEGDTKGLDAAYKAAILHNVAFGKFDFSRAMVEGIDSIGPDGVMEAKRRGKVIRLISTVEKGVVEVKPVEVPVGSPLAVHGTSNVALIKSDLLGELTLRGAGAGVKETVSGVLSDVIRCALKTD; this is encoded by the coding sequence ATGGAGGTTTCCCTCTCCCTTCTGGGTTTTGGCAACGTGGGGAGGGGCTTCCTCCGCACCCTTCTTGAGAAATCCAGGAAAATAAGGGAGCTCTATGGCATAGAGTTCAGGGTTGTCAGTATCTCCGATTCCTCCGCCACTGTGTGGAGCGGGGAGGGGGTAGACCTTTCTGAGGCCCTCGCCGTTAAGGAGACCTTTGGAGCACTCTCCCGCTGGGGGGACGATTACGAGGTTTACGAGCTCTCTCCAACGGAGGTTGCGCGTGAAGTGGAGAGCGACGTGTTCATAGACGTGACGAGCGCCAACCCCGAGGCATACAGATGGCAGCTTGAGGCCCTGAGGCACGGGAGGCACGTGGTAACGTCAAACAAACCACCCCTCGTCTTTCACTACGGCGAGCTCACGAACGAGGCGGAGCGGAGGGGGCTCGAATACCGCTTCGAGGCCACGGTCATGGCGGGCACGCCCATAATAGCCCTCCTCAGGGAAAACCTCATGGGCGATGAGGTTATCGGCATTGAGGGCGTTTTGAACGGCACGACCACCTTTATCCTCAGCGAGATGGAGAAGGGCACTTCCTTCGAGGAGGCACTTAGAAGGGCCCAGGAGCTCGGCATAGCCGAGGCCAATCCCGAGGGGGACACAAAGGGGCTTGATGCGGCCTATAAAGCTGCTATCCTCCACAACGTTGCCTTTGGGAAGTTCGACTTTTCGAGGGCAATGGTGGAGGGAATAGACTCAATCGGGCCGGACGGGGTTATGGAGGCAAAGAGGCGGGGTAAGGTGATAAGGCTCATCTCAACGGTGGAGAAAGGTGTGGTTGAGGTCAAACCGGTGGAAGTGCCCGTGGGTTCGCCCCTTGCCGTCCACGGCACCTCCAACGTTGCCCTCATAAAAAGCGACCTCCTCGGGGAGCTCACCCTCAGGGGGGCCGGAGCGGGGGTAAAGGAGACCGTCTCCGGGGTTTTAAGCGACGTCATAAGGTGCGCCCTGAAAACGGATTGA
- a CDS encoding CBS domain-containing protein has product MKVKSLMTPNPVVIELPATRSYALQLFKKHNVRAFPVIRRHDKEIVGMVSIKRVLLHPDEDQLAMLVKRNVPIVRPDDDLKKAVRKMLDSHYRRVIVADETGEVVGVLTVGDIIRRYLSKNEKMREISIAPCYTKYTSVVWKGTPLNAALKALLLADSMAIPVIDDEGKLVGMVDETDLLKDSEVIRTFKSSELVASSEEDWILESHPVLLLEKKELKLPDKPVETIMNTELVVATEGMSVYEVASKMTKYHIEQLPVIRGKDDLVGIVRDIDIIKVIVNRK; this is encoded by the coding sequence GTGAAAGTAAAGAGTTTAATGACCCCCAATCCGGTTGTTATAGAACTGCCCGCCACGAGGAGTTATGCTCTCCAGCTTTTCAAGAAGCATAACGTCAGGGCGTTTCCGGTTATTAGAAGGCACGATAAGGAGATAGTCGGGATGGTGAGTATTAAGAGGGTTCTTCTTCATCCCGACGAGGATCAGCTGGCCATGCTGGTTAAGAGGAATGTTCCAATCGTGCGCCCAGATGATGACCTCAAGAAGGCAGTCCGGAAGATGCTCGATTCTCACTACAGAAGGGTCATCGTGGCAGATGAGACGGGGGAGGTCGTCGGTGTTCTCACGGTTGGCGACATAATAAGGCGCTACCTCTCAAAGAATGAGAAGATGAGGGAGATTTCAATAGCCCCGTGCTACACCAAGTACACTAGCGTTGTCTGGAAGGGAACTCCGCTAAACGCCGCCCTTAAGGCCCTCCTGCTCGCGGACTCCATGGCCATACCCGTTATTGACGATGAGGGCAAGCTCGTGGGAATGGTTGATGAGACGGACCTCCTCAAGGACAGCGAGGTTATCAGGACCTTCAAATCCTCCGAACTGGTGGCGTCAAGTGAGGAGGACTGGATACTCGAGAGCCACCCCGTTCTCCTCCTCGAGAAGAAGGAACTCAAGCTTCCCGACAAGCCCGTCGAGACAATAATGAACACCGAGCTCGTGGTTGCAACGGAGGGAATGAGCGTCTACGAGGTAGCCAGCAAGATGACGAAGTACCACATCGAGCAGCTGCCCGTGATAAGGGGCAAGGACGACCTTGTCGGCATAGTCAGAGACATAGACATAATAAAGGTGATAGTGAACAGGAAGTGA
- a CDS encoding 30S ribosomal protein S15: MVRLHTYKRGKSGSKKPPRTAPPTWVEYTAEEVEGLVVTLAKQGYSSAMIGTILRDQYGIPSVKLITGKKITKILEENNLAPQIPEDLMFLIKKAVNLRKHLEQHPKDLHSRRGLQLVESKIRRLVKYYRRTGKLPAKWRYDPETAKLLVR, from the coding sequence ATGGTAAGGTTGCACACGTACAAGAGAGGAAAGTCAGGTTCAAAGAAGCCCCCGAGGACTGCTCCGCCCACCTGGGTTGAGTACACCGCCGAAGAGGTTGAGGGACTCGTTGTAACCCTCGCCAAGCAGGGTTACTCAAGCGCCATGATAGGTACGATACTCAGGGACCAGTACGGAATCCCGAGCGTCAAGCTCATCACGGGCAAGAAGATAACCAAGATTCTCGAGGAGAACAACCTCGCACCCCAGATACCTGAGGACCTCATGTTCCTCATCAAGAAGGCGGTCAACCTCAGGAAGCACCTCGAGCAGCACCCGAAAGACCTTCACTCAAGGCGCGGTCTCCAGCTCGTGGAGAGCAAGATAAGGCGTCTCGTCAAGTACTACCGCAGGACGGGTAAGCTCCCGGCCAAGTGGAGGTACGACCCAGAGACCGCCAAGCTGCTGGTTCGCTGA
- a CDS encoding single-stranded-DNA-specific exonuclease RecJ — protein sequence MDRAAFLEKVREGAELIRMHTELGHTIRIVSHRDADGITAGAILAKAVAREGARFHLSIVKQLSEDIIKELAKEKQKVYVFSDLGSGSITLIERYLADATVVIADHHPPEDGEIANDSHVLVNPTVFGANSVRDLSGSGVAYFVARAMNDRNRDLSPLALVGAVGDMQEIDGQFHGLNLEIIEDGKALDLIEIRKELRLFGRETRTLAQMLAYASNPELPEITGDLRNAIEWLKAKNFDPDMRYWQLREEEKRRLHDALVVHLIKHDVPKEDIDRLIGDVVLIKAYPEGDPRHEAREFATLLNATGRLNRGTLGVAICLGDEGAYREAVKLVEEYKREQIEMRRYIIQNWGSIVEKEHAYVFYAGKDIKDTMVGIAANMAINAGLANPEKPVIIVADSEEDGELVKASARTTERALKKGYHLGEALREVAEKIGGEGGGHAIAAGIRFPQKKLDEFIELIDRALGRQVRGDEN from the coding sequence ATGGATAGGGCCGCTTTCTTGGAAAAGGTTCGTGAGGGCGCGGAGCTAATCAGGATGCACACCGAGTTAGGGCACACCATACGCATTGTTTCTCACCGTGACGCCGACGGCATAACCGCGGGAGCGATCCTCGCGAAAGCGGTGGCTCGCGAGGGTGCGAGGTTTCACCTGAGCATCGTCAAGCAGCTCAGCGAGGACATAATAAAAGAGCTCGCAAAGGAGAAGCAGAAGGTGTACGTCTTCAGCGACCTCGGAAGCGGCTCCATAACGCTAATAGAGAGGTATTTGGCCGACGCCACAGTGGTTATAGCCGACCACCACCCACCCGAGGACGGGGAGATAGCGAACGACTCCCACGTTCTCGTGAACCCCACCGTGTTTGGCGCCAACAGCGTTAGAGACCTCAGCGGTTCGGGCGTGGCCTACTTCGTGGCCAGAGCTATGAACGATAGGAACCGCGATTTAAGCCCCCTCGCCCTCGTTGGTGCGGTGGGGGACATGCAGGAGATAGATGGCCAGTTCCACGGCCTCAACCTCGAGATAATAGAGGATGGAAAGGCCCTCGACTTAATCGAGATTAGAAAAGAACTCCGTCTCTTTGGAAGGGAAACGAGAACCCTCGCCCAGATGCTTGCCTATGCCTCCAACCCCGAACTTCCAGAGATTACCGGCGACCTGAGGAACGCCATCGAGTGGCTGAAAGCCAAAAACTTCGATCCGGACATGAGGTACTGGCAGCTCCGCGAGGAGGAGAAGAGGAGGCTCCACGACGCGCTGGTGGTTCACCTCATAAAGCACGACGTCCCCAAGGAGGACATAGACCGCCTTATCGGTGACGTGGTTCTCATAAAGGCCTACCCGGAGGGCGACCCGAGGCACGAGGCGAGGGAGTTCGCCACCCTTCTGAACGCCACTGGGAGGCTCAACAGGGGCACCCTTGGAGTTGCAATATGCCTCGGAGATGAGGGCGCCTACAGGGAAGCGGTAAAGCTCGTCGAGGAGTACAAGCGCGAACAGATAGAGATGAGACGGTACATAATCCAGAACTGGGGAAGCATCGTCGAGAAGGAGCACGCTTACGTTTTCTACGCCGGGAAGGACATAAAGGACACCATGGTGGGCATAGCGGCCAACATGGCAATAAACGCCGGCCTCGCGAATCCTGAGAAGCCGGTCATAATCGTGGCCGACAGCGAGGAGGACGGTGAGCTCGTCAAGGCATCCGCGAGGACTACGGAGAGGGCGCTCAAGAAGGGATACCACCTTGGGGAGGCCCTCAGGGAAGTGGCCGAAAAGATAGGCGGAGAGGGCGGCGGACACGCGATAGCGGCGGGAATACGCTTCCCACAGAAGAAGCTCGACGAGTTCATAGAACTCATTGACAGGGCCCTTGGAAGGCAGGTGAGGGGCGATGAAAATTAG
- a CDS encoding KEOPS complex subunit Pcc1, whose product MKIRARAYIEWDYGENARAIAEAVEVDNLNLPENLNFKTLWEEGRVITKVKYSGEIESFIAAMDDLVFSVKIAEDVTSQNNLVKREGSEV is encoded by the coding sequence ATGAAAATTAGGGCGAGGGCGTACATAGAGTGGGACTACGGGGAGAACGCGAGGGCCATAGCAGAGGCAGTTGAGGTGGACAACCTCAACCTTCCGGAGAACCTAAACTTTAAAACCCTCTGGGAAGAGGGCAGGGTGATAACAAAAGTTAAATACTCCGGTGAGATTGAGAGTTTCATAGCGGCAATGGATGATTTGGTGTTTTCGGTCAAAATAGCCGAAGACGTAACCTCTCAAAATAATTTAGTGAAAAGGGAAGGATCGGAGGTGTGA
- a CDS encoding 30S ribosomal protein S3ae, producing the protein MAKARSKRQVAAAKDKWKSKEWFVVYAPEFFGSREIGLTPADDPEKVKGRIIETTLKDLTGDFTKGQVKLYFQIYDVKGQNAYTKFKGHKLSRSYIRSLVRRRTTRVDGIFNVTTKDGYKLRVMGMVVAYRRIQTSQERAIRAIIKDIIYKKAEELNFADFVLESVSGKIGAEIAKEARKIYPLKRAEVRKIKVLAEPEA; encoded by the coding sequence ATGGCAAAAGCAAGGTCGAAGAGGCAGGTTGCGGCTGCCAAGGATAAGTGGAAGTCAAAAGAGTGGTTCGTGGTTTACGCTCCAGAATTTTTCGGAAGCAGGGAGATAGGACTCACCCCGGCCGACGACCCCGAGAAGGTCAAGGGAAGGATCATCGAGACGACCCTCAAGGACCTCACTGGAGACTTCACCAAGGGCCAGGTCAAGCTCTACTTCCAGATTTACGACGTCAAGGGTCAGAACGCCTACACCAAGTTCAAGGGTCACAAGCTCTCAAGGAGCTACATCCGCTCACTCGTCAGGAGGAGAACCACCCGCGTTGATGGCATATTCAACGTCACCACAAAGGACGGTTACAAGCTCCGCGTCATGGGAATGGTCGTCGCCTACAGGAGGATCCAGACCAGCCAGGAGAGGGCCATCAGGGCCATAATAAAGGACATAATCTACAAGAAGGCCGAAGAGCTCAACTTCGCCGACTTCGTCCTCGAGAGCGTTAGCGGAAAGATCGGGGCTGAGATAGCCAAGGAAGCGAGGAAGATATACCCGCTCAAGAGGGCGGAAGTCAGGAAGATAAAGGTTCTCGCAGAGCCGGAGGCGTGA
- a CDS encoding dicarboxylate/amino acid:cation symporter has product MGIIRRYLDYPILQKILLGLILGAVVGLILGYAGYTEAVKTYIKPFGDLFVRLLKMLVMPIILASLVVGAASISPAKLGRVGIKIVVYYLLTSAFAVFFGLLMGNLFRVGTGISLGTGEGKAIQASAPSIVSTLLNIVPKNPFGALSSGDVLPTIFFAIVLGIALSYLVNSDDERIKTAGKTVLRFFDGLAEAMYLIVRGVMQYAPIGVFALIAYVMADQGTKVVGPLAKVVVAVYLGLILQIAIVYFVLLKGFGIDPLKFLSKAKDAMITAFVTRSSSGTLPVTMRVAEENMGIDESIFSFTLPLGATINMDGTALYQGVTVLFVANAIGQPLTFGQQLVIVLTAVLASIGTAGVPGAGAIMLAMVLQSVGLELTAGSPVALAYAMILGIDAILDMGRTMVNVTGDLAGTTIVAKTEGELDESKW; this is encoded by the coding sequence TTGGGGATTATAAGAAGGTATCTCGACTATCCGATTCTGCAGAAGATACTGCTGGGGCTGATTTTGGGTGCAGTGGTGGGCTTAATACTCGGCTACGCCGGCTACACCGAGGCAGTCAAGACCTACATCAAGCCCTTCGGTGACCTCTTCGTTAGACTGCTCAAAATGCTAGTGATGCCCATAATCCTGGCCTCCCTCGTCGTCGGAGCGGCGAGCATAAGCCCCGCGAAGCTCGGAAGGGTGGGGATTAAGATAGTGGTTTACTACCTCCTCACATCGGCCTTCGCCGTGTTCTTCGGGCTCCTGATGGGCAACCTCTTCAGAGTCGGCACGGGAATAAGTCTCGGCACGGGAGAAGGAAAGGCCATACAGGCGAGCGCCCCGTCCATCGTCTCCACGCTGCTCAACATAGTACCCAAGAACCCCTTCGGAGCGCTCTCAAGCGGAGACGTGCTTCCCACGATATTCTTCGCAATAGTGCTCGGAATAGCGCTGAGCTACCTGGTCAACTCCGATGACGAGAGGATCAAAACGGCCGGAAAGACCGTCCTGAGGTTCTTCGATGGTCTCGCCGAGGCAATGTACCTCATAGTCAGGGGTGTCATGCAGTACGCGCCCATAGGTGTGTTCGCCCTCATCGCCTACGTCATGGCCGATCAGGGGACGAAGGTCGTTGGCCCGCTCGCGAAGGTGGTGGTCGCGGTTTATCTCGGCCTCATACTCCAGATAGCCATCGTTTACTTCGTCCTTCTCAAGGGCTTCGGCATAGACCCCCTCAAGTTCCTCTCGAAGGCCAAGGACGCCATGATTACCGCCTTCGTGACAAGGAGCTCAAGCGGAACGCTGCCAGTTACGATGCGCGTTGCCGAGGAGAACATGGGGATTGACGAGAGCATATTCTCCTTCACCCTGCCCCTCGGTGCCACGATAAACATGGACGGAACGGCGCTCTACCAGGGAGTCACGGTTCTCTTCGTGGCAAACGCGATAGGACAACCCCTCACATTCGGCCAGCAGCTTGTGATTGTGCTTACGGCAGTTCTTGCCTCAATAGGAACCGCCGGAGTTCCTGGTGCCGGGGCGATAATGCTCGCGATGGTCCTCCAGAGCGTTGGGCTTGAGCTGACGGCTGGGAGTCCCGTTGCATTGGCCTACGCCATGATACTCGGAATAGACGCCATACTGGACATGGGAAGAACGATGGTCAACGTCACGGGCGATCTCGCCGGAACAACTATAGTGGCAAAGACGGAGGGAGAACTTGACGAAAGCAAATGGTAA
- a CDS encoding biotin--[acetyl-CoA-carboxylase] ligase: MLGIGSKLIGRKVIYLREVGSTNDYARSIAAREDEGTVVVADVQTRGRGRKGRSWVSSRGGLWMSVILKPRIPPSEVPKLVFVGALAVTDALKAWGVEGRIKWPNDVLVNGKKVCGILSEASFLEEVNHVVLGMGINVNNPAPEEGISLKDVLGREVPLPEFFRTLVEALDLWYSVFLKDRARVLEEWRSRAILGTRVRVLGDEPFEGVALDVDDDGCLLVDVGGRVTRILYGDVSIRFN; encoded by the coding sequence ATGCTGGGAATTGGATCAAAGCTCATCGGTCGGAAGGTTATCTACCTCCGGGAGGTTGGCTCCACCAATGATTACGCCCGCTCGATAGCCGCCCGCGAGGACGAGGGAACCGTCGTGGTGGCGGACGTGCAGACGAGGGGAAGGGGACGAAAAGGGCGTTCGTGGGTCTCATCGAGGGGAGGCCTGTGGATGAGCGTTATCCTCAAGCCGAGGATTCCCCCCTCCGAAGTTCCGAAGCTCGTCTTCGTTGGGGCCCTGGCCGTTACGGACGCTTTGAAAGCATGGGGTGTGGAGGGCAGGATAAAGTGGCCCAACGATGTTCTGGTGAACGGAAAGAAGGTGTGTGGGATACTCTCGGAGGCCAGCTTTCTGGAGGAGGTCAATCACGTCGTCCTCGGCATGGGAATCAACGTGAACAACCCTGCTCCCGAGGAGGGGATTTCGCTCAAGGATGTTCTGGGCAGGGAAGTTCCGCTTCCGGAGTTCTTTAGGACGCTCGTTGAGGCTCTGGATTTATGGTACTCCGTCTTCCTGAAGGATAGGGCCAGGGTTCTGGAGGAGTGGCGCTCGAGGGCGATACTCGGGACAAGGGTTCGCGTCCTTGGCGATGAGCCCTTTGAGGGTGTCGCTCTGGATGTGGACGACGATGGATGCCTCCTTGTGGACGTTGGGGGGAGAGTAACTAGGATTCTCTACGGGGACGTTTCCATAAGGTTCAACTGA
- the fba gene encoding class I fructose-bisphosphate aldolase has protein sequence MDAYQSVGIRRRLKRFFRRDGRALIFAMDHGFEHGPTDFEEHWEHVNPKVIIRKVVRAGIDGVMMLPGIVRIAGDELKPDTGLMIKLTSKTNLRPKDDQLLQSQLGFVEDAIKLGADAIAATVYWGSPQEDVMMRQFAEIASYAHDLGFPVVQFAYPRGPYINERYGKKEDYRVVMYGARAAAESGADMIKTYWTGSRETFAKVVDAAAGVPVLLSGGAKTDNPVDFLKLVWEVIEAGGSGAVVGRNIFQRENPEPFIKALLKVVHRNEDPEEAAKAEGLL, from the coding sequence ATGGATGCCTACCAGAGCGTTGGGATTAGGAGAAGGCTTAAGAGGTTCTTCCGCAGGGACGGAAGGGCTTTGATATTCGCCATGGACCACGGCTTCGAGCACGGGCCGACGGACTTTGAAGAGCACTGGGAGCACGTTAACCCGAAGGTCATTATAAGAAAGGTCGTCAGGGCCGGAATAGACGGCGTCATGATGCTCCCCGGCATTGTCAGAATAGCCGGCGATGAGCTCAAGCCCGACACGGGGCTTATGATAAAGCTCACGAGCAAGACGAACCTCAGGCCCAAGGATGATCAGCTCCTCCAGAGCCAGCTGGGCTTCGTTGAGGACGCCATAAAGCTCGGCGCCGATGCGATAGCGGCAACCGTTTACTGGGGCTCACCTCAAGAAGACGTTATGATGCGCCAGTTCGCGGAGATAGCGAGCTACGCCCACGATTTGGGCTTCCCGGTGGTCCAGTTCGCCTATCCACGCGGCCCGTACATCAACGAGCGCTACGGTAAAAAGGAAGACTACCGTGTAGTTATGTACGGCGCGAGGGCGGCGGCGGAGAGCGGCGCGGACATGATAAAGACCTACTGGACCGGCTCAAGGGAGACATTCGCCAAGGTCGTTGATGCCGCCGCTGGAGTGCCAGTTCTCCTCAGTGGAGGGGCGAAGACCGACAACCCGGTTGACTTCCTCAAGCTCGTGTGGGAGGTCATTGAGGCCGGTGGCTCTGGAGCCGTCGTCGGAAGGAACATCTTCCAGCGCGAGAACCCAGAACCTTTCATAAAGGCTCTCCTCAAGGTCGTCCACAGGAACGAGGACCCTGAGGAGGCTGCGAAAGCCGAGGGGCTTCTCTGA
- a CDS encoding pyruvate/oxaloacetate carboxyltransferase: MVRVIDTTFRDAHQSLIATRLQTEDMLAIAEKMDRIGFYSMEVWGGATFDVSIRYLNEDPWERLRLLREHIKRTKLQMLLRGQNLVGYKHYPDDVVEKFVELAHRNGIEVFRVFDALNDVRNMEVAIRKAKEVGAEVQGAIAYTTGKVFTLEYYMKKVEELLALEVDVITIKDMAALLTPWKAYELVSEIKERYGIPVNVHTHSTTGMAVATYLKAIEAGADFIDTAISPLAFGTAQPGIQTIWHAIPETLEDLDRELIHEVSRYLKKLLDEKYSGLLPKEALMVNPYVLKYQVPGGMYSNLISQLKEMKALDRLNEVLEEIPRVREDLGWPPLVTPTSQIVGTQAVLNVLFGRYERVTEEVKNYIKGLYGRPPAEINPELKKKVLGDEEPITVRPGKLLEPALEKCRKELEKLGIEREEDVLTYCLFPQTAREFFEARRTGRKGPKMPPRVQRLKLYVNGVEFEVGLEGVDLSALKYMPSMAGIMPTSTPQTTATVPTAAPSAPTTATTPTPAAGEGVVTAPMPGKILRILVKEGEEVKTGQGLLVLEAMKMENEIPSPMDGVVKRVLVREGETVDTGRALVELG, encoded by the coding sequence ATGGTGAGGGTAATAGACACGACCTTTAGGGACGCTCATCAGTCACTCATAGCAACCCGCCTGCAGACGGAGGACATGCTTGCCATAGCCGAGAAGATGGACAGGATAGGATTCTACTCCATGGAGGTCTGGGGAGGGGCAACATTCGACGTCTCCATACGCTACCTCAACGAGGACCCATGGGAGCGCCTAAGGCTCCTGAGGGAACACATAAAGAGAACAAAGCTCCAGATGCTCCTCCGCGGCCAGAACCTCGTTGGATACAAACACTACCCTGATGATGTTGTTGAAAAGTTCGTAGAGCTGGCCCACAGGAACGGGATAGAGGTATTCCGCGTCTTCGATGCCCTCAACGACGTGAGGAACATGGAGGTGGCGATAAGGAAGGCCAAGGAAGTCGGCGCCGAGGTTCAGGGGGCGATAGCCTACACTACCGGCAAGGTGTTCACACTGGAATACTACATGAAGAAGGTCGAGGAGCTCCTTGCCCTGGAGGTTGACGTCATAACCATCAAGGACATGGCGGCCCTACTGACGCCCTGGAAGGCCTACGAACTCGTCAGCGAGATAAAGGAGAGATACGGCATCCCGGTCAACGTTCACACCCACTCAACCACCGGAATGGCGGTCGCGACCTACCTAAAAGCTATCGAGGCCGGGGCAGACTTCATAGACACCGCCATAAGCCCGCTCGCCTTTGGAACGGCCCAGCCCGGCATACAGACCATATGGCATGCCATTCCTGAGACTCTCGAAGACCTCGACCGCGAGCTCATTCACGAGGTCTCGCGCTACCTCAAGAAACTCCTAGACGAGAAGTACTCGGGCCTGCTGCCCAAGGAGGCCCTCATGGTCAACCCCTACGTCCTCAAGTACCAGGTTCCGGGCGGAATGTACTCCAACCTCATAAGCCAGCTCAAGGAGATGAAGGCCCTCGACAGATTGAATGAAGTCCTCGAGGAGATACCGCGTGTTAGGGAAGACCTCGGCTGGCCGCCGCTTGTCACTCCCACCAGCCAGATAGTTGGCACCCAGGCGGTCCTCAACGTCCTCTTTGGGAGGTACGAGCGGGTAACCGAGGAGGTCAAGAACTACATCAAGGGACTCTACGGAAGGCCGCCGGCGGAAATAAATCCAGAGCTCAAGAAGAAGGTGCTCGGAGACGAGGAGCCGATAACGGTAAGGCCCGGCAAGCTTTTGGAGCCGGCCCTCGAGAAATGCAGGAAAGAACTTGAGAAGCTCGGAATCGAGAGGGAGGAGGACGTCCTCACCTACTGCCTCTTCCCGCAGACAGCGAGGGAGTTCTTTGAGGCGAGAAGGACCGGGAGGAAAGGGCCGAAGATGCCACCAAGGGTGCAGAGGTTGAAACTCTACGTGAACGGCGTCGAGTTCGAGGTCGGACTCGAGGGGGTTGACCTTAGCGCGCTGAAATACATGCCTTCGATGGCGGGCATCATGCCAACCTCAACGCCTCAAACCACGGCAACGGTTCCAACGGCCGCTCCAAGTGCTCCAACCACAGCTACAACACCAACTCCCGCCGCAGGCGAGGGCGTTGTCACTGCTCCGATGCCCGGAAAAATCCTTAGAATCCTCGTTAAGGAGGGCGAGGAGGTCAAGACGGGTCAGGGGCTTCTCGTGCTCGAGGCAATGAAGATGGAGAACGAGATTCCCTCACCGATGGACGGCGTCGTTAAGAGGGTACTCGTGAGGGAGGGTGAAACCGTGGACACGGGAAGGGCATTGGTGGAGCTGGGCTGA